From Oryzias melastigma strain HK-1 linkage group LG17, ASM292280v2, whole genome shotgun sequence:
GTGGTGGCAGTGAGGGGTAGTTGAGCAGAAACTGGATGTGATCCTCTGTGAATGAGAGCTGCTTCAGGTCAGCATCTCTCCTCTTCAGCTCAGTgatctcctcctccagctcctcctgaagaTCTTTGACTCGACTCACTTCAGTTTGCTGCTgggatctgatctgctgcttcacATCAAAGCTTCTTTTCTGGATGAGATGGATCATCTGAGTGAAGATCTCCTCACTGTCCTTCACTGTTTGATCAGCAGAGTGATTGATGGCCTCCACCTCCTGTTGAAGCAGCTTCACCTCTTTCTCTCTGTCCTGGATTCTCTGCTGGATTTGTTGTTGactctcctccagatctctcTGTCTCTCAGTCCTTTCTGCTGCCGCTGAGACTGTGTCGTGTCCTCTATGTTCATCCACAGAGCAGAGATAACAGATACACTTATGATCAGTGCGACagaacatcttcatcacctcatcatgaatggagcagatgttctcctgcaggttcttgGAGGGTTCCACCAGCTTGTGTTTCTTGAATGCAGCTTCATCCAAATGAGGCTGAAGGTGTTTCTCACAGTAAGAGGCCAGACAGATCAAACAAGATTTGATAGTTTTACGTTTTCTTCCAAAGCAGAAATCACAGGACACATCTTCAGGTCCAGCAGCTTGGAGTCCAGTCTTCTTCAGATGCTCCACTAAGGCTTCTAACATGGTGCTCTTCTCCAGAACAGGCCTCGGTGTGAAGGTCTTCCTGCACTGAGGACAGCTGTGgattttctcctcttcatcccaGAATCCTTGAATACACTTCATACAGTAGCTGTGTCCACAGGGAATAGTCGCCGGATCCTTCAGCAGATCCAGACAGATGGAACAGCTGAAGATTTTTTGATCCAGATCATTCGTGGCCATTTTTCTTCAGAGTTCCAGTTGAAGAAGCTGCTGTTCTTTCTGTAGTGAAGGTTTCCTCACAGCTTGTTTCCCTACAAGACTTTGAACTTTCAAATGTTTCGTCATCAGGAGGAGGGATTTCAGGATCATATTTCAAGGTAATCTGTGACTTTACAGAAGATTTTACTGCAACTCATAAACATATAATGGTTTTAATGTCAGCCAAAGATTGTGAAAGTGAAAAAGTATAAAGTTCTTCATGGTTATCAACAAATGTGTTTTGCCAAAAACAATTAGAAGTTGTTTGGAATAAATTTAAAGAGACTTTAGATCTATAAAGTAGTATTAGTGCTGagaacaaatacattattttagaaTACAAACAACCTAAACAGcaaattaaatatacattttaagagCCTAACCTGTCTACTTTTGGGTGAAGGTTTAGTAATTCAAGGGGGCAGTCAAATATTAAGCcggaaaaacatcaaaacaaacaaaccactaTCAAGACAACAAAGAATAATAGTAATCATTATAATGCAAccaaatgcatttcaaaatgtcAGCAACTACAAAAACTGCAAGTTCAATCAAATAAATGGAAACTTTAACTGTGTCTTTTGTTAAAGATTAAAGTGTCACGTTGTTGGAGTTGGAAGTAGTTTGCAGTTTTCATTGATTCAAGACTGACATTTAGGTCAGTCTTGAATCTAATCACTTTAACTGTGTCTTTTGTTAAAGATTAAAGTGTCACGTTGTTGGAGTTGGAAGTAGTTTGCAGTTTTCATTGATTCAAGACTGACATTTAGGtcatagaataaaaaatgtccaaatcatGTTAAATTCCAATTAGCAAATTCTAAATTAATCCGATCACTTCTCTCATTACAAGCAGCCAAAATGCTCATGTACGCCATGGTTTTCTCTCAAATAACATGTCTCACAACCTGGTCACAAGccaataaaacactaaaatcctttaccctccataaaaatatattttgtcaaaatgatctTCTTCACCTTTTGGCTTATACCATTTGGGGTCACTACAGCGAAACTAGCGCCTACTGTTTCGCagcagtgatttggcagagtttttataccggatgcccttcctgacacaaccctgtacttgaagggcacagggacccaatctggatggagatcaggaCACCCCAGAGATTGAACGCAGGTCTCCTGGGTGCAAACCCaatacttagcccactgagccatccagccgccatttgtcaaaattatacaagttagaaataagcgtaagAAGTCATCGGGTCATTGGTAACAAGAAAATACAATGATCTGGAGGTCCGGTTAATTACCCGGAGgcccggatctggcccccgggccttgactttgacacatgtgccttaggCGGTCCTGCTGTTACACAAACACTTCAATGATTGGAACAGAACTTTACCGTTCGTATTTTGTCACAGCTTTCTTTGCTGTTTAGAGTTCAAGTGTTTCCAGAATTCTGTCAGCGTCTCTTTTCTTTGGTACAAAAGATCTTTGAGGAGCCAAACGATGGGTTCACTGTCATCTGTTCACTCAAGCTCTTAACCAAAGCTGCATTAAAGGGAGAAACACAGATTCGATTGTTTGTGTGAAACTGGTTTTGTTGTCAGatcaaataaaaagatgaaggaGTAGTGATGGGAATTATGATTCCTTTTACTGACNNNNNNNNNNNNNNNNNNNNNNNNNNNNNNNNNNNNNNNNNNNNNNNNNNNNNNNNNNNNNNNNNNNNNNNNNNNNNNNNNNNNNNNNNNNNNNNNNNNNNNNNNNNTTGAACGATTCGTTCACGACTCGCACATCACTATGAAGGAGTTTCATTTATGGGAATATATTGTTGGAAAATATTGAAGTTTCTTGATCCAGATCAACTCTGTTCTGAGCCATTTCTCCTCTTAGACACAAAGACTGTGTGAGTTTCACTATCTCACAAACAGGTTGGACTCTGATCCTTCAATCAGCTGGTTTCTTACGCCTAGAATTGCACAATAGTATAGGTTGCCAAAAATTATCGACCAATATTTTCCATTATGTCTCATGCTGATAGTGTGTATGACAACGCAGAGTTATCAATGACCATGCGAAGTTTTCCtattaacaaatttatttaaaggtttaCAGATCCAAAGACATCCCGGTTTTGCGGCCCTTATGTAAATCACAATAACATTGTGAAAATctgtgctttatttttataaattcttaaaatattttgttttgaatttttgctGGATGTTGGCTAAGGTTTTGTGGCCAATAAATGCTATAAGTTTGTAAAGCGATGTTTTTATAGATTCCAGAGGATGTAGCAGATGAAAGGGAATTTGTGTTGACGTGAAAACTGTAGAAGTTGTGTTCATCCTTCTTATTTAAACTATTAGAATGTGTAGTTTTGGTGAAAGATTCCAAAAAATTCAAGACCCTGTTGTTTACGGCTAATATTGTGTCTTAGAAATTATAGCACAGTTATCTCTGCATTTCTCCTCAGCTGCACAGTGGAGCAGGCTGTAAGTGAATGTCTGAGCTAGATTAGAGAACAGTGACGTTTGGTGGATATGAGTttgtgtgttgtctgctttcGGCGAGCCAGTAGCCTTCACCTTTGCACACCGAGTctggaaaagagaagaaaggagAAATGACTCACACTGCAGCTGGATACATGGCAGAGGAGGGAGGTCAAAGAGAATTCAATTAGTTGAGATATCTTATtgtgaaagaaacatttttaacatttaactaGTTGAAAGAGCCTAATATTCATTTGTTTAAGAAACGTTAACCTTTCTTTGATAAAATAATTTGGCAAAACCAGCTGAAAATCTAAATCAAAATAAGTGTCTTATGTCATTAGTTCTGACTAAGTAGATTAAATATCatcattaaaactgtaaactcCACAATGATTGGTTGACTCATTCTAGAAACTAAGTTCAAGAGATCAGTTTTGACTtgactttaaagttaaaaaagtagtGCTTATGTTTCATTGAAACAAGTGGATTGTttcaaaacattacatttgttagttttcacaaataaaatggTTAAGATCAAATATGTTATAATTATAGTCTAAAGTAAATAACTTGTATTGAAAGTAATTGACTATTGAAAGTAAAATAACCTCGAATTACTTTTGAGGTTGCAGTAAAATAAAGTGTATCGCAATGAAATCAACAGACCACAACAacacttaaaagtaaaaaagacaaTCAAGCAACCAACCAAATAAGCAAATTAATCCAACCCTCCAAGCAAGGTTGTTTGGTTGCTTGCAAGCAAGTAAGCAACCAACCATCCAAGCAAGCAAGCAACCAACCAAGCAATtcaagtccccctccaatgaaaatcaggttttttgagtttttaacatatttgtggcatttttcttctgaaagagaaaaaatataataagaaatcatttcgtatttgcatttccgagtatttctccttttgagTCGCTGTCACTCAAAGTCCCTGAGAAAAACTTAgtttgaattcctgaaactTTCATACATCACAGTAGCTAGTTAACCCGGATATAGCTGTAGGGGCTGGACAAGATATTATgtcccacttctgtgctgtaaaggattgttattcagtgaaaggccatactgatgttagcttttattattttgtg
This genomic window contains:
- the LOC112144303 gene encoding tripartite motif-containing protein 16-like is translated as MATNDLDQKIFSCSICLDLLKDPATIPCGHSYCMKCIQGFWDEEEKIHSCPQCRKTFTPRPVLEKSTMLEALVEHLKKTGLQAAGPEDVSCDFCFGRKRKTIKSCLICLASYCEKHLQPHLDEAAFKKHKLVEPSKNLQENICSIHDEVMKMFCRTDHKCICYLCSVDEHRGHDTVSAAAERTERQRDLEESQQQIQQRIQDREKEVKLLQQEVEAINHSADQTVKDSEEIFTQMIHLIQKRSFDVKQQIRSQQQTEVSRVKDLQEELEEEITELKRRDADLKQLSFTEDHIQFLLNYPSLPPLSESTHSSSINVRPLRYFEDVTAAVSELTDKLQEILREQWTNISLTVTRVDVLLPEAEPEPKSRADFFKYSCQITLDPNTAHRRLLLSEENRKVTFMEKLQSDSDHSDKFTDYLQVLSKESLTGRCYWEVELKGKYVDVAVAYKNISRSGKESGFGLNEKSWSLDSSPESFSFFHNSIKTSISAPVSSRVGVYLDHRAGVLSFYSVSKSMTLIHKVQTKFSQKLHVGVLLDYAVGTSAEFCKLK